One window from the genome of Streptomyces sp. NBC_00287 encodes:
- a CDS encoding endo alpha-1,4 polygalactosaminidase produces the protein MRKAALVALAALMTACSGTDDGGSSSSGARWQPRPGLTWQWQLDGRVNPSVDVPVYDIDGFENSATDVARLHRDGRKVICYINVGAWEDFRPDKDAFPASVLGRPNGWKGERWLDIRRLSVLRPIMERRVDMCRDKGFDAVEPDLMEGYGNDTGFPLTARDQLRYNRMIADIAHRRGLSVGLKNDLPQIPQLVRHFDFAVNEECAQYDECGELKPFIAAGKAVFHVEYAEPTAAFCPDSRRLKLSSMRKEPALGVWRAPC, from the coding sequence ATGAGGAAGGCGGCTCTGGTCGCTCTGGCGGCTCTGATGACCGCGTGCTCCGGGACCGACGACGGCGGCTCTTCCTCCTCCGGAGCCCGTTGGCAGCCGCGCCCCGGTCTGACCTGGCAGTGGCAGCTCGACGGCCGGGTGAATCCGTCGGTCGACGTGCCGGTCTACGACATCGACGGCTTCGAGAACTCCGCGACGGACGTGGCCCGGCTGCACCGCGACGGACGCAAGGTCATCTGCTACATCAACGTCGGCGCCTGGGAGGACTTCCGCCCCGACAAGGACGCGTTCCCCGCCTCGGTCCTCGGCCGGCCCAACGGCTGGAAGGGCGAGCGCTGGCTGGACATCCGCCGACTGTCCGTGCTGCGGCCGATCATGGAGCGCCGCGTCGACATGTGCCGCGACAAGGGCTTCGACGCCGTCGAGCCCGATCTGATGGAGGGCTACGGCAACGACACCGGCTTCCCGCTGACCGCGCGGGACCAGCTCCGCTACAACCGCATGATCGCGGACATCGCCCACCGGCGCGGCCTGTCCGTCGGGCTCAAGAACGACCTGCCCCAGATCCCCCAGCTGGTCCGCCACTTCGACTTCGCGGTGAACGAGGAGTGCGCCCAGTACGACGAGTGCGGCGAGCTGAAGCCGTTCATCGCGGCGGGCAAGGCGGTCTTCCACGTGGAGTACGCCGAACCGACCGCCGCCTTCTGCCCCGACTCGCGGCGGCTGAAGCTGTCGTCGATGCGGAAGGAGCCGGCACTGGGGGTGTGGCGGGCGCCGTGCTGA
- a CDS encoding endo-1,4-beta-xylanase, producing the protein MVTRTSIRKAPERTARSALVLGLAGLLAAGGVTALSGPAQAASTLGAAAAEKGRYFGTAVAANHLGESAYASTLNTEFNSVTPENEMKWDAVEPSRGNFTYGSADQIVKHAQSRGMKVRGHTLVWHSQLPSWVGSLATADLRTAMNNHITQVMTHWKGKIHSWDVVNEAYQDGSSGARRSSPFQDKLGNGFIEEAFRTARAADPAAKLCYNDYNTDGVNAKSNAVYNMVRDFKARGVPIDCVGFQSHFNSASPVPSDYQANLQRFADLGVDVQITELDIEGSGTAQANSYSNVVRACLAVSRCTGITVWGVTDKYSWRASGTPLLFDGNYNKKPAYTAVLTALGGSGSGGGGSAACSVTYSKQEEWSDRFNGKVTVTAGSSAITGWTTTVTLTSPQKISATWNGSPTWDSSGNVMTMRPNGNGSLAAGASTSFGFTVMKNGNSAAPVLGSCTAS; encoded by the coding sequence ATGGTTACCCGCACGTCCATCCGCAAGGCCCCCGAACGCACCGCTCGCAGCGCCTTGGTCCTCGGCCTCGCCGGCCTGCTCGCCGCTGGCGGCGTCACGGCCCTCTCGGGCCCGGCGCAGGCGGCGAGCACCCTCGGCGCCGCGGCGGCCGAGAAGGGCCGCTACTTCGGCACCGCCGTCGCCGCGAACCACCTCGGCGAGTCCGCGTACGCCTCGACGCTCAACACCGAGTTCAACTCGGTCACCCCCGAGAACGAGATGAAGTGGGACGCGGTGGAGCCCAGCCGCGGCAACTTCACCTACGGCTCCGCCGACCAGATCGTCAAGCACGCCCAGAGCCGGGGCATGAAGGTCCGCGGCCACACCCTGGTCTGGCACTCCCAACTGCCCAGCTGGGTCGGCTCGTTGGCCACCGCCGACCTCAGAACGGCGATGAACAACCACATTACCCAGGTGATGACCCACTGGAAGGGCAAGATCCACTCCTGGGACGTCGTCAACGAGGCCTACCAGGACGGCTCCAGCGGAGCCCGGCGCAGCTCGCCCTTCCAGGACAAGCTCGGCAACGGCTTCATAGAGGAGGCGTTCCGCACCGCCCGCGCCGCCGACCCGGCCGCCAAGCTCTGCTACAACGACTACAACACCGACGGCGTCAACGCGAAGAGCAATGCCGTCTACAACATGGTCCGCGACTTCAAGGCACGCGGCGTGCCGATCGACTGCGTCGGCTTCCAGTCCCACTTCAACAGCGCCTCGCCGGTACCGTCCGACTACCAGGCGAACCTGCAGCGCTTCGCCGACCTCGGCGTCGACGTCCAGATCACGGAACTCGACATCGAGGGCTCGGGCACGGCCCAGGCGAACAGCTACAGCAATGTCGTGCGGGCCTGTCTCGCCGTCAGCCGCTGCACCGGCATCACCGTCTGGGGCGTCACCGACAAGTACTCCTGGCGCGCCTCCGGAACGCCCCTGCTCTTCGACGGCAACTACAACAAGAAGCCCGCCTACACGGCCGTACTGACCGCGCTCGGCGGATCCGGATCCGGCGGCGGCGGGTCCGCGGCCTGTTCCGTGACGTACAGCAAGCAAGAAGAGTGGAGCGACCGCTTCAACGGCAAGGTGACCGTCACCGCGGGCAGTTCGGCGATCACCGGCTGGACGACGACCGTCACACTCACCTCACCGCAGAAGATCTCCGCGACCTGGAACGGCTCGCCCACCTGGGACAGCTCCGGCAACGTCATGACGATGCGCCCGAACGGCAACGGCAGCCTCGCCGCCGGGGCGTCCACGAGCTTCGGCTTCACCGTCATGAAGAACGGCAACAGCGCGGCGCCCGTACTGGGTTCCTGCACCGCGTCCTGA
- a CDS encoding YciI family protein, which translates to MAKYLLLKHYRGAPAAVNDVPMDQWTPEEISAHVQYMRDFADRLEKTGEFVDGQALAPEGAWVRYDGEGRPPVTDGPFAETKDLIAGWMVIDVDTYERAVELAGELSAAPGAGGKPIHEWLEVRPFLAAPSNVADCH; encoded by the coding sequence ATGGCCAAGTACCTGCTTCTGAAGCACTACCGCGGCGCCCCGGCTGCGGTGAACGACGTACCGATGGACCAGTGGACGCCGGAGGAGATCTCGGCCCACGTGCAGTACATGCGGGACTTCGCGGACCGGCTGGAGAAGACCGGCGAGTTCGTCGACGGGCAGGCGCTGGCCCCGGAGGGGGCCTGGGTCCGTTACGACGGCGAGGGGCGCCCGCCGGTCACCGACGGCCCCTTCGCCGAGACCAAGGACCTCATCGCCGGCTGGATGGTGATCGACGTCGACACCTATGAGCGCGCCGTCGAGCTGGCCGGGGAGCTGTCGGCCGCCCCCGGGGCGGGCGGCAAGCCGATCCACGAGTGGCTGGAGGTGCGCCCGTTCCTGGCCGCGCCGTCCAACGTCGCGGACTGCCATTGA
- a CDS encoding SAM-dependent methyltransferase has protein sequence MAAVPERIRQAVAVLDVHPTDRLLEIGCGGGVAVQLVCPLLETGTITAVDRSATAVERAVRRNAGPVREGRATIAQASFTAPELAAAGLSDRRFDKIFAINVNLFWTGPARAELALAASLLAPGGALYAFYEPPGQRLDEVATKVTAAFEAAGFTAEVSYAAPVVGIVGGLLI, from the coding sequence ATGGCAGCGGTTCCGGAACGCATCAGGCAGGCGGTCGCCGTCCTCGACGTACACCCCACCGACCGCCTTCTGGAGATCGGCTGCGGCGGCGGAGTCGCCGTCCAGCTCGTCTGCCCGCTGCTGGAGACCGGTACGATCACGGCCGTCGACCGATCGGCGACGGCCGTGGAACGGGCCGTGCGCCGCAACGCAGGCCCGGTTCGGGAGGGCCGGGCCACCATCGCCCAGGCCTCCTTCACCGCCCCGGAGCTGGCGGCCGCGGGCCTGTCCGACCGGCGCTTCGACAAGATCTTCGCGATCAACGTCAACCTCTTCTGGACCGGCCCCGCCCGCGCCGAACTGGCGCTCGCCGCGTCGCTCCTGGCGCCCGGCGGCGCCCTGTACGCGTTCTACGAACCCCCCGGGCAACGCCTGGACGAGGTCGCCACGAAGGTCACCGCGGCCTTCGAGGCGGCCGGCTTCACAGCCGAGGTCAGCTACGCGGCACCCGTCGTGGGCATCGTGGGCGGGCTTCTTATTTAA
- a CDS encoding ATP-binding protein, translating into MIELPDLAVGGLAVGTLSALALGGGLLRSRRQRAVQRDEIAALRAHLDGVVQTFAAEVEHLAAKRVPAAARQLAHPHVAVPGPLQLRAAGSSLGVAMENVLSQLRVELTAQHLRVDAAAQAGMRGATREIQAALYRLQDALRGLQQQYDDPELAQTLFELDHENEQSLRRAQVAAVVCGAWVGLAREESHLVDAVTGGQARLAGYHRVRVHNHLETGTALVSHAVEPVAIIVAELLDNALRHSAPDTDVVVNLENVHHGVCVTVDDAGLGMTQDERARAQRMVAGSEPILLTDLGDPPRMGLAAIGQLTRQFDLTVDLSSPSPYGGVRAVLRVDSHLLTRIDPAEQPPAASAPRPTRRTQDDERAPSTSHDYVPEPETHGPQPTADGLPQRRRRTRAAAAETAVPEEPPPARRPEEAAAALGALQAATAAARSESAEHDTERDDHQGGTDR; encoded by the coding sequence ATGATCGAACTACCGGACCTGGCCGTCGGCGGTCTGGCCGTCGGCACACTGTCCGCGCTCGCCCTCGGCGGCGGGCTGCTGCGGTCGCGGCGGCAACGGGCCGTGCAGCGCGACGAGATCGCCGCACTGCGTGCCCATCTCGACGGCGTGGTGCAGACGTTCGCGGCCGAGGTCGAGCATCTCGCGGCGAAGCGTGTTCCCGCCGCCGCCCGCCAGCTGGCGCATCCGCATGTCGCGGTGCCGGGTCCGCTCCAGCTCCGGGCGGCCGGTTCCTCGCTCGGCGTCGCGATGGAGAACGTCCTGAGCCAGCTGCGCGTCGAGCTGACGGCGCAGCACCTGCGCGTCGACGCCGCCGCCCAGGCCGGGATGCGCGGGGCGACCCGGGAGATCCAGGCCGCGCTGTACCGGCTCCAGGACGCGCTGCGCGGTCTGCAACAGCAGTACGACGACCCAGAGTTGGCGCAGACGCTGTTCGAACTGGACCACGAGAACGAGCAGTCGCTGCGGCGCGCGCAGGTCGCCGCGGTGGTTTGCGGGGCCTGGGTGGGGCTGGCCCGTGAGGAGTCCCACTTGGTGGACGCGGTGACCGGCGGCCAGGCCCGGCTCGCGGGCTACCACCGGGTCCGGGTCCACAACCACCTCGAGACCGGCACCGCCCTGGTCTCGCACGCCGTCGAACCGGTCGCGATCATCGTCGCCGAGCTGCTGGACAACGCGCTCAGGCACTCCGCGCCGGACACGGACGTCGTCGTCAACCTGGAAAACGTGCACCACGGCGTCTGCGTCACCGTCGACGACGCGGGCCTCGGTATGACGCAGGACGAACGGGCCCGCGCCCAGCGCATGGTGGCCGGTTCCGAGCCGATCCTGCTCACCGACCTCGGCGATCCGCCGCGCATGGGCCTCGCCGCGATCGGCCAGCTGACCCGGCAGTTCGACCTGACCGTGGACCTGTCCTCGCCCTCCCCCTACGGCGGCGTCCGAGCGGTCCTGCGCGTCGACAGCCACCTGCTGACCCGGATCGACCCCGCCGAACAGCCCCCGGCCGCCAGCGCCCCGCGCCCCACGCGCCGGACGCAGGACGACGAGCGGGCGCCCAGCACCTCACACGACTACGTACCCGAACCGGAGACCCACGGCCCGCAGCCCACCGCCGACGGTCTGCCCCAGCGCCGCCGCCGCACCAGAGCGGCCGCCGCCGAGACCGCCGTACCCGAAGAGCCGCCGCCCGCGCGGCGTCCCGAAGAGGCCGCCGCCGCGCTCGGCGCGCTCCAGGCCGCCACCGCCGCCGCACGCTCCGAGAGCGCCGAGCACGACACCGAACGCGACGACCACCAAGGGGGAACGGACCGATGA
- a CDS encoding ArsR/SmtB family transcription factor, whose product MHAFDVLGDPVRRRILELLASGEQASGVISAAIQEEFGISQPAVSQHLKVLRDNGFASVRAEGTRRLYAVDAAPLRQVDDWLERFRGFWEQRLDALGTELARGKRERRRHEEVSEDD is encoded by the coding sequence GTGCACGCCTTCGATGTTCTGGGGGATCCGGTCAGGCGCCGGATATTGGAGCTGCTCGCCTCGGGTGAGCAGGCGTCGGGTGTGATCAGTGCCGCCATCCAGGAGGAGTTCGGGATCTCGCAGCCGGCCGTGTCCCAGCACCTGAAAGTGCTGCGGGACAACGGCTTCGCGTCCGTGCGGGCGGAAGGCACCCGGCGGCTGTACGCCGTGGACGCCGCGCCGTTGCGACAGGTGGACGACTGGCTGGAGCGGTTCCGGGGCTTCTGGGAGCAGCGGCTCGACGCGCTCGGGACGGAGCTCGCGCGCGGCAAGCGCGAGCGCAGACGACATGAGGAAGTGAGCGAGGATGACTGA
- a CDS encoding roadblock/LC7 domain-containing protein translates to MTGREAGDTAWVLEPILEVPHVVAAVLLTRDGLVTGYTDALSQPSAERVAAITSTVQGACRTAAAAFADRERAEVRQVVIESDHGYVLIVPTDHGTCVAAYGNGEVRLDLLAHRVHSQVARLGEKAMAAAARGTDGDAPA, encoded by the coding sequence ATGACCGGCCGCGAAGCAGGAGACACGGCGTGGGTACTGGAACCGATCCTTGAGGTGCCGCATGTCGTGGCCGCCGTGCTGCTCACCCGGGACGGGCTTGTCACCGGGTACACGGACGCGCTCTCCCAGCCGTCGGCCGAGCGGGTGGCCGCCATCACCAGCACCGTGCAGGGGGCCTGCCGTACCGCCGCGGCGGCGTTCGCCGACCGGGAGCGGGCCGAGGTGCGGCAGGTCGTCATCGAGTCCGACCACGGGTACGTGCTGATCGTGCCGACCGACCACGGCACCTGTGTGGCCGCCTACGGCAACGGCGAGGTACGCCTTGACCTGCTCGCCCACCGGGTGCACTCCCAGGTGGCGCGGCTCGGCGAGAAGGCGATGGCCGCCGCGGCCCGAGGAACCGACGGCGACGCTCCGGCATGA
- a CDS encoding alpha/beta fold hydrolase, producing MPQLAVDGAALMYDDEGPRDSADVPLVFIHGWTANRHRWDHQIAHFAERRRVVRLDLRGHGESSGAGVGTIEELAADVLALLDHLEIERCVLVGHSMGGMIAQTITLDRPERVERLVLVNSISRMTYSRGRGLLMAASTLVPFKLFVATNIQRAFAPGYPRAEIREYIRASAATPREVVMTLYGAMRAFDVLDRLGEIRTPTLLVHGYHDIQLPLTQMLRMAKACPGALVRIIDAGHELPVEKPKELTEAIDSFVTVSSPA from the coding sequence ATGCCGCAGCTCGCAGTCGACGGCGCAGCTCTGATGTACGACGACGAGGGCCCCCGCGACAGCGCCGACGTGCCCCTGGTCTTCATCCACGGCTGGACGGCGAACCGGCACCGCTGGGACCACCAGATCGCCCACTTCGCCGAGCGGCGGCGTGTGGTCCGGCTCGACCTGCGCGGACACGGGGAGAGCAGTGGGGCGGGCGTAGGCACCATCGAGGAACTGGCCGCCGACGTCCTGGCCCTCCTGGACCATCTGGAGATCGAACGGTGCGTCCTGGTCGGCCACTCGATGGGCGGCATGATCGCGCAGACGATCACCCTGGACCGTCCCGAGCGGGTCGAGCGCCTGGTGCTGGTGAACTCCATCAGCCGGATGACGTACAGCCGCGGCCGCGGCCTGCTGATGGCCGCCTCGACCCTCGTCCCCTTCAAGCTGTTCGTGGCCACCAACATCCAGCGTGCCTTCGCCCCCGGTTACCCCCGGGCGGAGATCCGCGAGTACATCCGCGCCTCCGCGGCCACCCCCCGGGAGGTGGTCATGACGCTCTACGGCGCCATGCGCGCGTTCGACGTCCTGGACCGCCTCGGCGAGATCCGCACGCCCACCCTGCTGGTGCACGGCTACCACGACATCCAACTCCCGCTCACCCAGATGCTCCGCATGGCCAAGGCCTGCCCCGGCGCCCTGGTGCGCATCATCGACGCAGGCCACGAACTCCCGGTGGAGAAGCCCAAGGAGCTGACCGAGGCGATCGACTCCTTCGTGACGGTGTCCTCGCCTGCCTGA
- a CDS encoding DUF742 domain-containing protein yields MTARPGGRPLVPAYLSTGGVARPSRPHLERLSVLTGSGEPAPAGLPAAELALLDALHDGSLTVVEAAALLRLPVSAVRVLAGALLDRNLILARAPIPPAERFDPDLLKRVADGLRALKHDQ; encoded by the coding sequence ATGACCGCCCGCCCGGGCGGCCGTCCCCTGGTCCCCGCGTATCTGTCGACCGGCGGCGTGGCCCGGCCCAGCCGCCCCCACCTGGAGCGGCTCTCGGTCCTCACCGGCAGCGGCGAACCCGCACCGGCCGGCCTGCCCGCCGCCGAACTCGCCCTGCTGGACGCCCTGCACGACGGCTCGCTGACGGTGGTGGAGGCCGCAGCCCTGCTGCGGCTGCCGGTCTCCGCCGTACGAGTCCTGGCCGGGGCGCTCCTCGACCGGAACCTGATCCTCGCCCGCGCCCCGATCCCACCCGCCGAACGCTTCGACCCCGACCTGCTGAAGAGAGTGGCCGATGGCCTTCGCGCCCTCAAGCACGACCAGTGA
- a CDS encoding molybdenum cofactor biosysynthesis protein: MHIEVVQLLVSPLHRLAGRPADGLPPEPDGELVERAEVREGLGLVGDRYFGQRAHRDASVTLMSAENLPTASVDLRETRRNVLLRGVDVDSLVGSVISLDCGEGPVTLAVNRPARPCAWMDVTIGPGAQRALRGKGGVRCTPLSDGVLAVGPATFQVQ, translated from the coding sequence ATGCATATAGAGGTGGTGCAGTTGCTGGTCTCGCCCCTGCACCGGCTCGCGGGACGGCCCGCCGACGGGCTGCCGCCGGAGCCGGACGGGGAGCTCGTGGAGCGGGCCGAGGTGCGCGAGGGGCTCGGTCTGGTCGGCGACCGGTACTTCGGGCAGCGGGCGCATCGGGACGCGTCGGTGACGTTGATGAGCGCGGAGAACCTGCCCACCGCCTCTGTGGACCTACGGGAGACCCGGCGCAATGTCCTGCTGCGGGGCGTCGACGTCGACTCCCTCGTCGGGTCGGTCATCAGTCTGGACTGCGGTGAGGGGCCGGTGACATTGGCGGTGAACCGTCCGGCCCGGCCCTGTGCCTGGATGGACGTAACCATCGGGCCGGGAGCTCAGCGCGCGCTGCGCGGGAAGGGCGGTGTGCGATGCACCCCGCTGTCGGACGGGGTGCTCGCAGTCGGACCGGCGACGTTCCAGGTGCAGTGA
- a CDS encoding RNA polymerase sigma factor, producing the protein MDEALLRSLTPSVLGILVRRGADFAAAEDAVQDALVEAVRVWPADPPRDAKGWLVTVAWRKFLDATRADTARRRREDLVEEEPVPGPAPAVDDTLQLYFLCAHPSLTPSSAVALTLRAVGGLTTRQIAQAYLVPEATMAQRISRAKRTVSGVRFDQPGDVATVLRVLYLVFNEGYSGDIDLAAEAIRLTRQLAAVIDHPEVAGLLALMLLHHARREARTAPDGSLVPLAEQDRSRWDTKAIAEGVEILQAALARDRLGEFQAQAAIAALHADAPRAEETDWVQIVEWYDELMGLTDSPVVRLNRAVAVGEADGPRAGLAALAELDDSLPRHTAVAAYLHERDGDLATAARLYAEAAQKAPNLAERDHLTRQAARLNARR; encoded by the coding sequence ATGGACGAGGCACTGCTCAGAAGCCTCACGCCGAGCGTGCTCGGGATCCTCGTCCGCCGCGGAGCAGACTTCGCGGCGGCCGAAGACGCCGTCCAGGACGCGCTCGTCGAGGCGGTCCGCGTCTGGCCGGCCGACCCGCCGCGGGATGCGAAGGGCTGGCTGGTCACCGTGGCCTGGCGCAAGTTCCTCGACGCGACCCGGGCGGACACCGCCCGGCGCCGGCGTGAGGACCTGGTGGAGGAGGAGCCGGTGCCCGGCCCCGCGCCCGCGGTGGACGACACGCTCCAGCTGTACTTCCTCTGCGCGCACCCCTCACTGACGCCCTCGTCCGCCGTCGCGCTCACGCTGCGCGCCGTCGGCGGTCTGACCACCCGCCAGATCGCCCAGGCCTACCTGGTGCCCGAGGCGACCATGGCGCAGCGCATCAGCCGGGCCAAGCGCACCGTCTCGGGCGTACGGTTCGACCAGCCCGGCGACGTCGCCACGGTGCTGCGCGTCCTGTACCTGGTCTTCAACGAGGGCTACTCCGGTGACATCGACCTCGCCGCCGAGGCCATCCGGCTGACCCGGCAGCTCGCGGCCGTGATCGACCACCCCGAGGTGGCGGGGCTGCTGGCCCTCATGCTGCTCCACCACGCCCGCCGCGAAGCCCGCACCGCGCCCGACGGCAGCCTGGTCCCGCTCGCCGAACAGGACCGGAGCCGGTGGGACACCAAGGCCATCGCTGAGGGCGTCGAGATCCTCCAGGCTGCCCTCGCCCGCGACCGGCTGGGCGAGTTCCAGGCCCAGGCCGCCATCGCGGCACTCCATGCCGACGCGCCCCGCGCCGAGGAGACCGACTGGGTGCAGATCGTCGAGTGGTACGACGAGCTCATGGGCCTGACCGACAGCCCCGTCGTCCGCCTCAACCGCGCGGTGGCCGTCGGGGAGGCGGACGGACCGCGCGCCGGGCTCGCGGCGCTCGCCGAGCTGGACGACTCCCTGCCCCGCCACACCGCGGTCGCGGCCTACCTCCACGAACGCGACGGCGACCTGGCCACGGCGGCACGGCTGTACGCGGAGGCGGCCCAGAAGGCGCCCAATCTGGCCGAGCGCGACCATCTGACGCGCCAGGCGGCCCGGCTCAACGCCCGCCGCTGA
- a CDS encoding SRPBCC family protein, with protein sequence MTEIIDEINRLHREVGTRRVEAGEARTVLLRRSYDAEVADVWDAVTSPERIARWFLPVSGEFKVGGRYQLQGQAGGEILQCDEPNLLRVSWLFGPDPGFSEVVVRLTPEGEERTVLELEHVAVVPEEFWGQYGPGATGVGWDMVLLGLGLYLGGSGLSPEQAQEWAMSDEGKASHTRAGELWGAAYAASGADAGAVESTTAATIAFYTGTESPS encoded by the coding sequence ATGACTGAGATCATCGACGAGATCAATCGGCTGCACCGCGAGGTCGGCACCCGGCGGGTCGAGGCGGGAGAGGCCCGTACGGTGCTGCTGCGGCGGTCGTACGACGCCGAGGTCGCCGATGTGTGGGACGCGGTGACCTCCCCCGAGCGCATCGCGCGCTGGTTCTTGCCGGTCAGCGGCGAGTTCAAGGTCGGTGGACGCTACCAGCTGCAAGGCCAGGCCGGGGGCGAGATCCTCCAGTGCGACGAGCCGAACCTGCTGCGGGTGAGCTGGCTGTTCGGCCCCGACCCGGGGTTCAGCGAGGTCGTGGTGCGCCTGACGCCGGAAGGTGAGGAGCGCACCGTCCTCGAACTGGAGCATGTGGCGGTCGTCCCGGAGGAGTTCTGGGGGCAGTACGGTCCCGGCGCCACCGGCGTCGGCTGGGACATGGTGCTCCTCGGGCTCGGTCTGTATCTCGGGGGCAGCGGGCTCAGCCCGGAGCAGGCGCAGGAGTGGGCGATGTCCGACGAGGGCAAGGCGTCTCACACCCGCGCGGGCGAGCTGTGGGGTGCCGCGTACGCCGCCTCGGGCGCGGATGCGGGGGCCGTGGAGTCCACCACTGCGGCGACGATCGCCTTCTACACCGGGACCGAATCTCCCTCCTGA